Proteins from a genomic interval of Luteolibacter sp. Y139:
- a CDS encoding AAA family ATPase yields MSNGDDKAAVEKLHATYRQMKSELGRVIVGQEQVVEQALMAIFCRGHALLVGVPGLAKTLLVSTLSRALDLGFKRIQFTPDLMPADITGTDVLEVDPETGRRGFRFVHGPIFTNLVLADEINRTPPKTQAALLEAMQEHHVTVGEHTLNLPKPFFVLATQNPIEQEGTYPLPEAQLDRFLFNILVDYPSEEEEREIIRRVTSPSDNEITPLMNAEEIIHLQQVVKRVPVGDHVIDFAAKLARATRPKDASAPDFVKEMVGWGAGPRAGISLISAAKAHAVLRGRFHATTGDVAAIATPVLRHRVLTTFNAEAAGVTSDDVIQRLVKHLAPREELVV; encoded by the coding sequence ATGAGCAACGGCGACGACAAGGCGGCGGTGGAAAAACTCCACGCGACCTACCGGCAGATGAAAAGCGAGCTGGGACGCGTGATCGTTGGCCAAGAGCAGGTTGTGGAGCAGGCGCTGATGGCGATCTTCTGCCGGGGGCATGCGCTGCTGGTGGGGGTGCCCGGCTTGGCCAAGACCCTGCTGGTCTCGACGCTGTCGCGGGCGCTCGATCTCGGCTTCAAGCGGATCCAATTCACGCCCGACCTGATGCCGGCGGACATCACCGGCACGGATGTGCTGGAGGTGGATCCGGAGACCGGTCGCCGGGGCTTCCGCTTCGTCCACGGGCCGATCTTCACGAATCTGGTGCTGGCAGACGAAATCAACCGGACTCCGCCGAAGACGCAGGCGGCCTTGTTAGAAGCGATGCAGGAGCATCATGTGACGGTGGGCGAGCACACGCTGAACCTGCCGAAGCCTTTCTTCGTCCTCGCGACGCAGAATCCGATCGAGCAGGAGGGAACCTATCCCTTGCCCGAGGCGCAGCTCGATCGCTTCCTTTTCAACATTCTCGTCGACTATCCCAGTGAGGAAGAGGAGCGGGAGATTATCCGGCGCGTGACGAGTCCGAGCGACAACGAGATCACGCCGCTGATGAACGCGGAGGAGATCATCCACCTCCAGCAAGTGGTGAAGCGGGTGCCGGTGGGAGATCATGTGATCGACTTCGCTGCCAAGCTCGCGCGGGCGACGCGACCGAAGGATGCTTCGGCGCCGGACTTCGTGAAGGAGATGGTGGGCTGGGGAGCGGGTCCTCGCGCGGGGATCAGCTTGATTTCCGCGGCGAAGGCCCATGCTGTGCTGCGGGGGCGCTTCCACGCCACGACCGGGGATGTGGCTGCGATTGCCACGCCGGTGCTGAGGCATCGGGTGCTGACCACCTTCAATGCGGAGGCGGCGGGGGTGACCAGCGATGATGTGATCCAGCGGCTGGTGAAGCACCTGGCTCCGCGTGAGGAATTGGTGGTGTAA